GGTTGAACCGGATAAACTTCGCCTGAAACTGTTCGGGTGGATAAACGACAATCCTTCCGGCGGGTACAATGCGCCGCATACTCATCCCGGCGCGCATTGGTCTGGAGTGTACTATGTTTCTCAACCCGAGATCGAAGAAGGTTCGTCTGGAATGATTGAGTTTCTCGACCCCCGAAACGAGTTGCCTCACTGGCGCATACTTCAGGCGAGTGCGTTTCGGAACAAAAAGAAGCTGCGCCCGGCAGCCGGCGAAATGATCCTTTTTCCATCCTATCTGACCCATTGGGTCCACCCAAACCAAAGTATAGAAAGCCGCGTCACGGTTGCCTTCAACGCAACCTTTCGACGTCCAAAATCGAATCCCAGTTAATCGCCTCGAGATACGCAGCCTCTGTGGTATCGAACATCATGGCAATGTTTCGCCTGGTCAGCGCAGTCAGCGCGGCTTTCAGTTTCCATCAGAAGATACAATCCTTTGGCAGCGAGACCGCGTTCAACTGACGTATCCGATCCCAACCACCGCCTCGGCAGGCGTGCACACAGTCGATCCAACCATAGCCAATCTGCCTTTTTCGATCAGTGCCGCTTTCGAGCCCTGCGCGTCACGGTAAACGATATGTTAACACTTCTAAGTTGAGTTAGCTCAAAGTTAAGGAAATCCAAATCATCTGGGACGTCGCCGCGCTTTGGCCTCTATCACCATCTTTGAGATCGACGGAGATCCGTTTGGCAACCCCAGTGTGACGGTGACCCAGGGGTTTCAGGTCACCATTACTGATGATGATAATTTTCTCGAAAATCCGGACAACAACGGCAGCCAACAGTTCGATACCCTCCCAATCCCCGGGCTGAACAATTCCGGCAGCTTTCAGATATTTGAAGGCTACAGCGCGACGGTCGGAGGTGCACCGGTCACCTACACACTGCTGCAATTCTCGGGTACGCAATACAT
The Ruegeria sp. SCSIO 43209 genome window above contains:
- a CDS encoding TIGR02466 family protein gives rise to the protein MPEAKKFEKLFSTPMMRFVVPNSAALNAAILFEAEKMREEDEGASKSNRGGWHSNGNLFDRDTPAIQNLRDAAEDAVFQITRKVSDKVEPDKLRLKLFGWINDNPSGGYNAPHTHPGAHWSGVYYVSQPEIEEGSSGMIEFLDPRNELPHWRILQASAFRNKKKLRPAAGEMILFPSYLTHWVHPNQSIESRVTVAFNATFRRPKSNPS